Proteins from a genomic interval of Gossypium hirsutum isolate 1008001.06 chromosome A09, Gossypium_hirsutum_v2.1, whole genome shotgun sequence:
- the LOC121206390 gene encoding myb-related protein 305: protein MSWALMARHFGWGIMEESWRKGPWTAEEDKLLIEYVKLHGEGRWNSVAKLAGLKRNGKSCRLRWVNYLRPDLKRGQITPHEESIILELHARWGNRWSTIARSLPGRTDNEIKNYWRTHFKKKPDNSIKAKARILKRQQFQQQQILQQQQQQYQQQQNQLDMKRIMSLLDGTEHKVPYVPQMIRQETMGTTNSYLNHNNPTDQEQGFVYPMIIDGNVSSSDTSNEEFLWDGLWNLDDNFNGNFSAACATSKASLHNLVTPFC from the exons ATGTCTTGGGCACTAATGGCTAGACACTTTGGTTGGGGTATTATGGAAGAAAGCTGGAGGAAAGGTCCTTGGACAGCTGAAGAAGATAAGCTTCTTATTGAATATGTCAAGTTACATGGTGAAGGTAGATGGAACTCTGTTGCCAAGCTTGCTG GGTTAAAAAGGAATGGAAAGAGTTGTAGGCTAAGGTGGGTGAATTATTTAAGGCCAGACCTTAAAAGAGGCCAAATAACACCACATGAAGAGAGTATAATTCTTGAACTACATGCAAGGTGGGGAAACAG GTGGTCAACAATTGCAAGAAGCTTACCTGGAAGAACTGATAATGAGATCAAGAACTACTGGAGGACCCATTTCAAGAAAAAGCCTGATAACTCCATTAAGGCAAAAGCTCGAATACTTAAAAGGCAACAATTTCAACAGCAACAAATCCTGCAACAACAGCAACAACaatatcaacaacaacaaaaccaATTAGACATGAAAAGGATCATGTCTTTGCTCGATGGAACGGAACATAAAGTTCCGTATGTACCACAGATGATTAGGCAGGAAACTATGGGTACTACTAATTCGTACCTCAACCACAACAACCCGACGGATCAAGAACAAGGCTTCGTTTATCCCATGATAATCGATGGCAATGTTTCGAGCAGCGATACATCGAACGAGGAATTTCTTTGGGACGGTTTATGGAACTTGGATGATAATTTCAATGGGAATTTCAGTGCTGCATGTGCAACGAGCAAAGCTAGTTTGCACaatttagtcacccctttctgcTAA